In Candidatus Nitrosarchaeum limnium SFB1, the following proteins share a genomic window:
- a CDS encoding hypothetical protein (hypothetical protein Nmar_1486), translating into MAKQEPSGPRGYNFETLKKDKKTVWNGVHNNLALKHMREMKKGDLVLFYHTGDERQAVGIMEVVSEPYPNPKEDNKRFIVFDGKYKKSLKRPVTLDEMKKQKKFQNWELLRISRLSVMPVPKDIWNTILDISQN; encoded by the coding sequence TTGGCAAAACAGGAACCTTCAGGTCCTAGAGGTTATAATTTTGAAACTCTCAAAAAAGATAAGAAAACAGTTTGGAATGGTGTACATAATAATCTGGCACTAAAACATATGCGAGAAATGAAAAAAGGGGATTTAGTTTTATTTTATCATACAGGTGATGAACGCCAGGCAGTAGGTATTATGGAAGTAGTTTCAGAACCATACCCAAATCCAAAAGAAGACAATAAACGATTCATTGTATTTGATGGTAAATATAAAAAATCATTAAAACGACCAGTCACTTTAGATGAAATGAAAAAGCAGAAAAAATTTCAAAATTGGGAACTTCTCCGCATTTCTAGATTGTCTGTAATGCCTGTTCCAAAGGATATTTGGAATACAATTTTAGATATTTCTCAAAACTAA
- a CDS encoding hypothetical protein (hypothetical protein Nmar_1484) translates to MILHFIFVVKEEDLEKRKPEFEYVKQMANFYKVWIKKKFNKDFDIQCDELITKPTSILQKLDTHTLLKDHQQRGNQIYHFYLSHFKPLWTDCTCEGYHAENFGMIWWQPLKDHLDTLFLAEKNCTTVSHEITHELLRSSGHKRFIEDVHDIWTKHFYDQLNFEQYGADFEVTEDKPMFLTINTSSLKIK, encoded by the coding sequence ATGATTTTACATTTTATTTTTGTTGTAAAAGAAGAAGATCTTGAAAAGCGTAAACCAGAATTTGAATACGTAAAACAAATGGCAAATTTCTATAAAGTTTGGATTAAAAAAAAATTTAACAAAGATTTTGATATACAATGCGACGAATTAATTACAAAACCAACAAGCATTCTTCAAAAATTAGATACACACACACTACTAAAAGATCATCAACAAAGAGGTAATCAAATTTACCATTTCTATCTTAGCCATTTTAAACCTCTCTGGACTGATTGTACTTGTGAGGGATATCACGCTGAAAATTTTGGAATGATTTGGTGGCAACCTCTAAAAGATCATTTAGATACATTATTTCTTGCAGAAAAAAACTGCACTACAGTTTCTCATGAAATAACACATGAGCTATTACGATCTTCAGGACATAAACGATTCATTGAAGACGTTCATGATATCTGGACTAAACATTTCTACGACCAATTAAATTTTGAACAATATGGAGCAGACTTTGAAGTTACTGAAGACAAACCCATGTTTCTTACAATCAACACATCAAGTCTTAAAATAAAATAA
- a CDS encoding AsnC family transcription regulator — protein MATAYVLINCELGSEESIIQQLKGLDGVKEVHGTFGAYDILAKIESDTVEKLRETITWKIRKIEKIRSTLTLMGIEGQS, from the coding sequence ATGGCAACAGCTTATGTTTTAATAAACTGTGAACTAGGTTCCGAAGAGTCTATCATACAACAACTCAAGGGTCTAGATGGTGTGAAGGAAGTTCATGGTACTTTCGGAGCATATGATATTTTGGCCAAGATTGAATCTGACACTGTTGAAAAACTCAGAGAAACAATTACCTGGAAGATTAGAAAAATTGAAAAGATTCGATCAACTCTAACCCTCATGGGTATTGAAGGCCAATCATAA
- a CDS encoding hypothetical protein (hypothetical protein Nmar_1483), with the protein MVNKGFPKFGMSQAGAFVAALKNYNLPDFILVLIAKECKSELLERGRIDDRLQSMNDEALELLHKVFVGCEEDGAGKYAQYRFYAYVSSMYHKCEVLVNETIPGASGTNHKIPVAVKNNGMYIAVAHNKATGNPVNKKETIRFYDMVDDIKKGEHGTMLNDAIYGSSVGFRGDALVELENLSKSRTNDPENKLDFKTANFENNIYSVTKC; encoded by the coding sequence ATGGTCAATAAAGGTTTCCCAAAATTTGGAATGTCACAAGCAGGGGCATTTGTGGCAGCGTTAAAAAATTATAATTTACCGGATTTTATTTTAGTTTTAATTGCAAAAGAATGCAAATCAGAACTTTTAGAGAGAGGAAGAATAGACGACAGATTACAAAGCATGAATGATGAGGCTTTAGAACTTTTACACAAGGTATTTGTAGGATGTGAAGAAGACGGTGCAGGAAAATATGCACAGTATAGATTCTATGCATATGTTTCTAGTATGTATCACAAGTGTGAAGTTTTAGTTAATGAAACAATTCCAGGAGCAAGTGGAACAAACCACAAAATTCCTGTGGCTGTAAAAAATAACGGGATGTATATTGCAGTTGCACACAATAAAGCAACTGGAAATCCAGTAAACAAAAAAGAGACCATTAGATTTTATGATATGGTAGATGACATTAAGAAAGGAGAGCATGGCACCATGTTAAATGATGCAATTTATGGCTCTTCAGTAGGATTTAGAGGGGATGCACTAGTTGAGCTTGAAAATTTAAGTAAATCTAGAACAAATGATCCAGAAAATAAACTAGATTTCAAAACTGCAAATTTTGAAAATAATATTTATTCAGTAACAAAGTGTTAA
- a CDS encoding aconitate hydratase has product MEIDTTPELVNRVYGKLRENIKKYRKIVLRPLTLTEKILAGHFEQVTDKNLDDGKNYVFLIPDRVALQDVTGQMVMLQFMQAELQKTALPTTVHCDHLIRAQIEGDADMKIALDENSEVFKFLQSAAAKFGCGFWKPGAGIIHQVVLENYAFPGGLMIGTDSHTPNAGGLGMIAVGVGGLDAAETMAGMPWELLYPKRIGVKLTGELNGWTAPKDIILKVAEELTVSGGTNSIVEYFGPGTNTISCTGKATITNMGAEIGATCSIFPYDKRMETYLKSTNREKIAELANQNKELLVADPEVESNPEKFFDKIIEINLSKLEPHIVGPHTPDLARPISNLADDVKSNQYIDPISVALIGSCTNSSYEDMSRAASLAEQAKLKGIKSKIPLLVTPGSEQIRSTIERDGQMKSLKEIGATVLANACGPCIGQWDRPELKNDEKNTIVTSFNRNFPGRNDGHRNTLNFIGSPEMIIALALGGRLSFNPLKDELTAADGTKFKLEPPKPAPEIPKNGFIIPKGIFVAPPENSNNLEVIIDPNSKRLQRLEPFSPWNGRDFEDLPLIVKAKGKCTTDHISPAGAWLSLRGHLDNLSDNMLLGAVNAFNDEIGKGKNLLNDKLESFSKIAREYKEKGMRWVIVGDNNYGEGSSREHAAMTPRYLGCAAVITKSLARIHETNLKKQGILALTFSNTNDYDKIQEDDKISLIDLKNLEPQKPVRCVIKHKDGTKDEISLNHSYNQSQIEWFKAGSALNVLRNK; this is encoded by the coding sequence GTGGAAATAGATACAACTCCAGAATTAGTTAATCGTGTTTATGGTAAATTACGAGAAAACATTAAAAAATATCGAAAAATAGTTCTAAGACCATTAACACTTACTGAAAAAATACTTGCTGGACATTTTGAGCAGGTTACTGACAAAAATCTTGATGATGGAAAAAACTATGTTTTTTTAATACCTGATAGAGTAGCATTACAAGATGTAACTGGCCAGATGGTGATGCTACAATTCATGCAAGCAGAACTTCAGAAAACAGCTCTGCCTACAACAGTACATTGTGATCATCTGATAAGAGCACAAATAGAAGGTGATGCCGATATGAAAATTGCTCTTGATGAAAATAGTGAAGTTTTCAAATTCCTACAATCTGCAGCAGCAAAATTTGGATGTGGTTTTTGGAAACCTGGTGCCGGAATAATTCATCAAGTTGTTCTTGAAAATTATGCATTTCCTGGAGGTTTAATGATTGGTACTGATTCTCATACTCCAAATGCAGGTGGTTTAGGGATGATAGCTGTAGGTGTAGGTGGATTAGATGCAGCAGAAACAATGGCTGGAATGCCTTGGGAATTACTTTATCCTAAAAGAATTGGTGTAAAATTAACAGGTGAGCTAAACGGATGGACTGCTCCCAAAGATATCATACTCAAAGTAGCTGAAGAGTTGACTGTTTCAGGAGGAACAAATTCAATTGTTGAATATTTCGGACCTGGAACCAATACTATTAGCTGTACAGGAAAAGCCACTATCACCAATATGGGTGCTGAAATTGGTGCAACATGTTCTATTTTTCCATATGATAAAAGAATGGAAACATATCTAAAATCTACAAATCGTGAAAAAATCGCCGAACTGGCAAATCAAAATAAAGAATTACTTGTCGCAGATCCTGAAGTTGAATCAAACCCTGAAAAATTCTTTGATAAAATCATTGAGATTAATCTTTCAAAATTAGAGCCTCATATTGTTGGACCGCATACACCTGATCTTGCAAGACCAATTTCTAATTTAGCTGATGATGTAAAGTCTAATCAATACATTGATCCAATATCCGTTGCATTAATTGGAAGCTGTACAAATTCATCTTATGAAGACATGTCAAGAGCTGCAAGTTTAGCTGAACAAGCAAAACTAAAAGGAATCAAATCAAAAATTCCTTTACTTGTAACACCTGGTTCAGAACAAATTCGAAGTACTATAGAACGAGATGGACAAATGAAATCATTAAAAGAAATTGGAGCTACCGTACTTGCAAACGCATGTGGCCCATGTATTGGTCAATGGGATAGACCAGAATTAAAAAATGATGAAAAAAATACTATTGTAACTAGTTTTAATAGAAATTTTCCTGGTCGTAATGACGGTCATAGAAACACTCTGAATTTTATTGGTAGTCCGGAAATGATTATTGCACTTGCCTTAGGAGGAAGATTATCGTTTAATCCTCTAAAAGATGAATTAACTGCAGCAGATGGTACCAAATTCAAACTTGAACCACCAAAGCCAGCTCCTGAGATCCCAAAAAATGGATTTATTATTCCTAAAGGAATTTTTGTTGCTCCACCTGAAAATTCTAACAACCTTGAAGTGATAATTGATCCTAATAGTAAAAGACTCCAACGTTTAGAACCATTTTCTCCATGGAATGGAAGGGATTTTGAAGATCTTCCTCTAATAGTTAAAGCAAAAGGAAAATGCACAACTGACCATATCTCACCGGCTGGTGCATGGTTGTCCCTTAGGGGTCACCTTGATAATCTTAGTGATAACATGCTTTTGGGTGCTGTTAATGCATTTAACGACGAAATCGGTAAAGGAAAAAATCTATTGAATGATAAACTAGAATCATTTTCAAAAATTGCCAGAGAGTATAAAGAAAAAGGAATGAGGTGGGTAATTGTAGGTGATAACAATTATGGTGAAGGAAGTAGTAGAGAACATGCTGCAATGACTCCGAGATATTTGGGATGTGCAGCTGTTATAACAAAAAGCCTTGCTAGAATACATGAGACAAACTTGAAAAAACAAGGAATTCTAGCTTTGACTTTTAGTAATACTAATGATTATGATAAAATTCAAGAAGATGACAAGATTAGTCTTATTGATTTAAAGAATCTAGAACCACAAAAACCTGTAAGATGTGTAATCAAACACAAAGATGGAACCAAAGATGAAATCTCTCTTAATCATTCTTACAATCAATCTCAAATAGAATGGTTCAAAGCTGGCTCTGCACTAAATGTTTTGAGAAATAAATGA
- a CDS encoding hypothetical protein (hypothetical protein Nmar_1480) yields MVKPIIIILAAIPAIIAILIAVPLVTKSDIPYSASNPNDVVEIEYTKYQLKKVSFGVTERIGAQKTEILTIKNNGEMKYAVTEDGYPKPDVKSNLDEQTLRKLKALIKETGFISIPTESFPIRENVTDFQKSNIKIILNGRINEINWPEQNATDKFIPPIISMVETQLDKIAEQIIE; encoded by the coding sequence ATGGTGAAACCAATTATTATAATTCTAGCAGCTATTCCTGCAATCATTGCAATTTTAATTGCTGTTCCATTAGTTACAAAATCTGACATTCCATATTCTGCATCTAATCCAAATGATGTAGTTGAAATTGAATATACAAAATATCAATTAAAAAAAGTATCATTTGGAGTTACAGAAAGAATTGGAGCTCAAAAAACTGAAATCTTGACAATAAAAAATAATGGTGAAATGAAATATGCTGTAACTGAAGATGGTTATCCAAAACCTGATGTTAAATCAAATTTAGATGAGCAAACTCTTCGTAAATTAAAGGCATTGATTAAAGAAACTGGATTTATTTCAATTCCAACTGAATCATTTCCTATTCGTGAAAATGTAACAGATTTTCAAAAATCAAATATCAAAATTATTCTAAATGGACGTATTAATGAAATCAATTGGCCAGAACAAAATGCAACTGATAAATTCATACCTCCGATAATTTCTATGGTAGAAACCCAACTTGATAAAATTGCAGAACAAATTATTGAATAG